One Ananas comosus cultivar F153 linkage group 1, ASM154086v1, whole genome shotgun sequence DNA window includes the following coding sequences:
- the LOC109714947 gene encoding uncharacterized protein LOC109714947 isoform X1 → MGDSTAMTIDFLRVRLLSERSVSRAARDRADQLAKRVVELEEQLRIVIIQRKKAEKAVAEVLAILKLQGIGDLSEGIDSSSDQEVGPSVVEGCEGTSKGDETSSGSKVGKSEVEDALSGSELGASASQVGGLLWKGRSGSPDSRKKQQAKHFRQRQRRSSFILTVESSPKYQLGMSCRKIKQKDFGSAVDDERDKTKEPLDTLDYNDDQPDFYEDVSKVELCTVDDQKRETDAGGYTSRDRRDREMERVLKQQAQLIGQYEQEENAQREWEKKFNENKSSTVFQNRVKLENQAHLANDDCEPKEAAVELAAEKSFCDGEAKLSVGNLSSTRDPTAECFSNTSAVGTPKSSEEIGSQGGAVVLTSDGCVPSDPIGMDNLLNKIYNELPIKEIGSILHESAYLTEGTTNTSPAGMHNQGPLLENSDCGSPSTDNSNDLNSNWGSSGFRTHLKNDLQLQLYGTPRSRLEGVLEALHRAKLSLKEELDKSPVTNQEILGTTAVRDSLSRGTESIDSLKIPAGSAGLFRLPTDSFPKADYSGSASHIAELSLVADSNSLLAGAGPEFSMSRQWFDPQGILIPVTNSSGYNIAYSDLSIGRPSCPSGISPLYGDLGDGMPTGDRLANFYGGEGSFPGGRML, encoded by the exons ATGGGTGATTCAACAGCAATGACCATCGACTTCCTTCGCGTGAGATTACTGTCAGAAAGATCAGTATCACGAGCCGCTAGAGATAGAGCCGATCAATTGGCCAAAAGG GTTGTAGAGCTAGAAGAACAGCTTAGAATTGTGATTattcaaagaaagaaagcagAGAAGGCGGTTGCAGAGGTTCTTGCTATTCTTAAATTACAAGGGATTGGCGATCTTTCCGAGGGTATTGATTCAAGTTCTGACCAAGAAGTAGGCCCTAGTGTTGTTGAAGGATGCGAAGGTACTTCTAAAGGAGATGAAACCTCTAGTGGCTCAAAAGTCGGGAAAAGTGAAGTTGAGGATGCACTTTCGGGCTCGGAGCTTGGAGCTTCGGCCTCTCAAGTTGGGGGATTATTGTGGAAAGGTCGTAGTGGGAGTCCTGATTCACGCAAGAAGCAACAGGCGAAGCATTTCAGGCAAAGGCAAAGAAGAAGCAGTTTCATATTGACTGTTGAGTCTTCTCCAAAGTATCAGTTGGGAATGTCATGCCGCAAAATAAAGCAGAAAGATTTTGG ATCGGCAGTAGATGATGAGCGAGACAAGACGAAGGAACCGCTTGACACGTTGGATTATAATGATGATCAGCCTGACTTCTATGAGGATGTTTCTAAAGTTGAGTTGTGTACTGTTGATGATCAGAAGAGAGAAACTGATGCTGGTGGTTACACAAGTAGGGATCGAAGGGACAGAGAAATGGAGAGAGTCCTAAAGCAACAGGCTCAGCTTATTGGTCAATATGAACAAGaggaaaatgcccagagagaaTGGGAGAAGAAATTTAATGAGAACAAAAGCTCCACTGTT TTTCAGAATCGTGTTAAATTGGAGAACCAGGCTCATCTAGCTAACGATGATTGTGAACCCAAGGAAGCAGCTGTTGAGCTTGCAGCTGAAAAATCATTTTGTGACGGAGAAGCAAAACTGAGTGTCGGAAACTTATCCAGTACGAGGGATCCCACTGCTGAATGCTTTTCTAACACCTCCGCTGTTGGAACACCCAAAAGCTCTGAAGAAATCGGAAGCCAAGGTGGAGCCGTTGTGTTAACTTCTGATGGATGTGTGCCTTCTGATccaattggaatggataatttGTTGAATAAGATTTACAATGAGTTGCCCATTAAAGAAATTGGATCTATTCTTCACGAATCAGCTTATTTAACAGAAGGAACCACCAATACTAGCCCAGCAGGAATGCATAATCAAGGCCCGCTTTTAGAAAATTCTGATTGTGGGAGTCCTTCGACTGATAATTCTAATGACCTAAACTCTAATTGGGGCTCGTCAGGCTTCCGGACCCACCTAAAAAACGATCTCCAGTTACAATTGTACGGAACACCAAGAAGCAGGTTGGAAGGTGTTCTGGAAGCGCTTCACCGTGCCAAGTTATCACTAAAAGAGGAACTAGATAAGTCTCCTGTGACGAATCAAGAAATCTTGGGTACGACGGCTGTGCGAGATTCTCTTTCCAGGGGAACTGAGTCCATAGATAGCTTGAAGATTCCTGCAGGTTCTGCCGGTTTGTTCAGATTACCGACCGACTCGTTTCCTAAGGCTGACTACTCAGGGAGTGCGTCTCACATTGCCGAACTCAGTTTGGTGGCTGATTCTAATTCTTTACTTGCTGGAGCTGGACCTGAATTTTCAATGAGCAGGCAATGGTTTGATCCCCAGGGAATTCTTATTCCTGTTACTAATTCCAGTGGTTATAACATAGCTTATTCGGATTTGTCAATTGGGAGGCCATCTTGTCCCAGTGGAATTTCACCACTTTATGGGGATTTAGGAGACGGAATGCCTACCGGAGACCGGCTTGCTAATTTTTATGGTGGCGAAGGTAGTTTTCCTGGTGGACGGATGTTGTAA
- the LOC109714947 gene encoding uncharacterized protein LOC109714947 isoform X2, producing MGDSTAMTIDFLRVRLLSERSVSRAARDRADQLAKRVVELEEQLRIVIIQRKKAEKAVAEVLAILKLQGIGDLSEGIDSSSDQEVGPSVVEGCEGTSKGDETSSGSKVGKSEVEDALSGSELGASASQVGGLLWKGRSGSPDSRKKQQAKHFRQRQRRSSFILTVESSPKYQLGMSCRKIKQKDFGSAVDDERDKTKEPLDTLDYNDDQPDFYEDVSKVELCTVDDQKRETDAGGYTSRDRRDREMERVLKQQAQLIGQYEQEENAQREWEKKFNENKSSTVNRVKLENQAHLANDDCEPKEAAVELAAEKSFCDGEAKLSVGNLSSTRDPTAECFSNTSAVGTPKSSEEIGSQGGAVVLTSDGCVPSDPIGMDNLLNKIYNELPIKEIGSILHESAYLTEGTTNTSPAGMHNQGPLLENSDCGSPSTDNSNDLNSNWGSSGFRTHLKNDLQLQLYGTPRSRLEGVLEALHRAKLSLKEELDKSPVTNQEILGTTAVRDSLSRGTESIDSLKIPAGSAGLFRLPTDSFPKADYSGSASHIAELSLVADSNSLLAGAGPEFSMSRQWFDPQGILIPVTNSSGYNIAYSDLSIGRPSCPSGISPLYGDLGDGMPTGDRLANFYGGEGSFPGGRML from the exons ATGGGTGATTCAACAGCAATGACCATCGACTTCCTTCGCGTGAGATTACTGTCAGAAAGATCAGTATCACGAGCCGCTAGAGATAGAGCCGATCAATTGGCCAAAAGG GTTGTAGAGCTAGAAGAACAGCTTAGAATTGTGATTattcaaagaaagaaagcagAGAAGGCGGTTGCAGAGGTTCTTGCTATTCTTAAATTACAAGGGATTGGCGATCTTTCCGAGGGTATTGATTCAAGTTCTGACCAAGAAGTAGGCCCTAGTGTTGTTGAAGGATGCGAAGGTACTTCTAAAGGAGATGAAACCTCTAGTGGCTCAAAAGTCGGGAAAAGTGAAGTTGAGGATGCACTTTCGGGCTCGGAGCTTGGAGCTTCGGCCTCTCAAGTTGGGGGATTATTGTGGAAAGGTCGTAGTGGGAGTCCTGATTCACGCAAGAAGCAACAGGCGAAGCATTTCAGGCAAAGGCAAAGAAGAAGCAGTTTCATATTGACTGTTGAGTCTTCTCCAAAGTATCAGTTGGGAATGTCATGCCGCAAAATAAAGCAGAAAGATTTTGG ATCGGCAGTAGATGATGAGCGAGACAAGACGAAGGAACCGCTTGACACGTTGGATTATAATGATGATCAGCCTGACTTCTATGAGGATGTTTCTAAAGTTGAGTTGTGTACTGTTGATGATCAGAAGAGAGAAACTGATGCTGGTGGTTACACAAGTAGGGATCGAAGGGACAGAGAAATGGAGAGAGTCCTAAAGCAACAGGCTCAGCTTATTGGTCAATATGAACAAGaggaaaatgcccagagagaaTGGGAGAAGAAATTTAATGAGAACAAAAGCTCCACTGTT AATCGTGTTAAATTGGAGAACCAGGCTCATCTAGCTAACGATGATTGTGAACCCAAGGAAGCAGCTGTTGAGCTTGCAGCTGAAAAATCATTTTGTGACGGAGAAGCAAAACTGAGTGTCGGAAACTTATCCAGTACGAGGGATCCCACTGCTGAATGCTTTTCTAACACCTCCGCTGTTGGAACACCCAAAAGCTCTGAAGAAATCGGAAGCCAAGGTGGAGCCGTTGTGTTAACTTCTGATGGATGTGTGCCTTCTGATccaattggaatggataatttGTTGAATAAGATTTACAATGAGTTGCCCATTAAAGAAATTGGATCTATTCTTCACGAATCAGCTTATTTAACAGAAGGAACCACCAATACTAGCCCAGCAGGAATGCATAATCAAGGCCCGCTTTTAGAAAATTCTGATTGTGGGAGTCCTTCGACTGATAATTCTAATGACCTAAACTCTAATTGGGGCTCGTCAGGCTTCCGGACCCACCTAAAAAACGATCTCCAGTTACAATTGTACGGAACACCAAGAAGCAGGTTGGAAGGTGTTCTGGAAGCGCTTCACCGTGCCAAGTTATCACTAAAAGAGGAACTAGATAAGTCTCCTGTGACGAATCAAGAAATCTTGGGTACGACGGCTGTGCGAGATTCTCTTTCCAGGGGAACTGAGTCCATAGATAGCTTGAAGATTCCTGCAGGTTCTGCCGGTTTGTTCAGATTACCGACCGACTCGTTTCCTAAGGCTGACTACTCAGGGAGTGCGTCTCACATTGCCGAACTCAGTTTGGTGGCTGATTCTAATTCTTTACTTGCTGGAGCTGGACCTGAATTTTCAATGAGCAGGCAATGGTTTGATCCCCAGGGAATTCTTATTCCTGTTACTAATTCCAGTGGTTATAACATAGCTTATTCGGATTTGTCAATTGGGAGGCCATCTTGTCCCAGTGGAATTTCACCACTTTATGGGGATTTAGGAGACGGAATGCCTACCGGAGACCGGCTTGCTAATTTTTATGGTGGCGAAGGTAGTTTTCCTGGTGGACGGATGTTGTAA
- the LOC109714947 gene encoding uncharacterized protein LOC109714947 isoform X3, whose product MGDSTAMTIDFLRVRLLSERSVSRAARDRADQLAKRVVELEEQLRIVIIQRKKAEKAVAEVLAILKLQGIGDLSEGIDSSSDQEVGPSVVEGCEGTSKGDETSSGSKVGKSEVEDALSGSELGASASQVGGLLWKGRSGSPDSRKKQQAKHFRQRQRRSSFILTVESSPKYQLGMSCRKIKQKDFGSAVDDERDKTKEPLDTLDYNDDQPDFYEDVSKVELCTVDDQKRETDAGGYTSRDRRDREMERVLKQQAQLIGQYEQEENAQREWEKKFNENKSSTVFQNRVKLENQAHLANDDCEPKEAAVELAAEKSFCDGEAKLSVGNLSSTRDPTAECFSNTSAVGTPKSSEEIGSQGGAVVLTSDGCVPSDPIGMDNLLNKIYNELPIKEIGSILHESAYLTEGTTNTSPAGMHNQGPLLENSDCGSPSTDNSNDLNSNWGSSGFRTHLKNDLQLQLYGTPRSRLEGVLEALHRAKLSLKEELDKSPVTNQEILGTTAVRDSLSRGTESIDSLKIPAGSAGLFRLPTDSFPKADYSGSASHIAELSLVADSNSLLAGAGPEFSMSREAILSQWNFTTLWGFRRRNAYRRPAC is encoded by the exons ATGGGTGATTCAACAGCAATGACCATCGACTTCCTTCGCGTGAGATTACTGTCAGAAAGATCAGTATCACGAGCCGCTAGAGATAGAGCCGATCAATTGGCCAAAAGG GTTGTAGAGCTAGAAGAACAGCTTAGAATTGTGATTattcaaagaaagaaagcagAGAAGGCGGTTGCAGAGGTTCTTGCTATTCTTAAATTACAAGGGATTGGCGATCTTTCCGAGGGTATTGATTCAAGTTCTGACCAAGAAGTAGGCCCTAGTGTTGTTGAAGGATGCGAAGGTACTTCTAAAGGAGATGAAACCTCTAGTGGCTCAAAAGTCGGGAAAAGTGAAGTTGAGGATGCACTTTCGGGCTCGGAGCTTGGAGCTTCGGCCTCTCAAGTTGGGGGATTATTGTGGAAAGGTCGTAGTGGGAGTCCTGATTCACGCAAGAAGCAACAGGCGAAGCATTTCAGGCAAAGGCAAAGAAGAAGCAGTTTCATATTGACTGTTGAGTCTTCTCCAAAGTATCAGTTGGGAATGTCATGCCGCAAAATAAAGCAGAAAGATTTTGG ATCGGCAGTAGATGATGAGCGAGACAAGACGAAGGAACCGCTTGACACGTTGGATTATAATGATGATCAGCCTGACTTCTATGAGGATGTTTCTAAAGTTGAGTTGTGTACTGTTGATGATCAGAAGAGAGAAACTGATGCTGGTGGTTACACAAGTAGGGATCGAAGGGACAGAGAAATGGAGAGAGTCCTAAAGCAACAGGCTCAGCTTATTGGTCAATATGAACAAGaggaaaatgcccagagagaaTGGGAGAAGAAATTTAATGAGAACAAAAGCTCCACTGTT TTTCAGAATCGTGTTAAATTGGAGAACCAGGCTCATCTAGCTAACGATGATTGTGAACCCAAGGAAGCAGCTGTTGAGCTTGCAGCTGAAAAATCATTTTGTGACGGAGAAGCAAAACTGAGTGTCGGAAACTTATCCAGTACGAGGGATCCCACTGCTGAATGCTTTTCTAACACCTCCGCTGTTGGAACACCCAAAAGCTCTGAAGAAATCGGAAGCCAAGGTGGAGCCGTTGTGTTAACTTCTGATGGATGTGTGCCTTCTGATccaattggaatggataatttGTTGAATAAGATTTACAATGAGTTGCCCATTAAAGAAATTGGATCTATTCTTCACGAATCAGCTTATTTAACAGAAGGAACCACCAATACTAGCCCAGCAGGAATGCATAATCAAGGCCCGCTTTTAGAAAATTCTGATTGTGGGAGTCCTTCGACTGATAATTCTAATGACCTAAACTCTAATTGGGGCTCGTCAGGCTTCCGGACCCACCTAAAAAACGATCTCCAGTTACAATTGTACGGAACACCAAGAAGCAGGTTGGAAGGTGTTCTGGAAGCGCTTCACCGTGCCAAGTTATCACTAAAAGAGGAACTAGATAAGTCTCCTGTGACGAATCAAGAAATCTTGGGTACGACGGCTGTGCGAGATTCTCTTTCCAGGGGAACTGAGTCCATAGATAGCTTGAAGATTCCTGCAGGTTCTGCCGGTTTGTTCAGATTACCGACCGACTCGTTTCCTAAGGCTGACTACTCAGGGAGTGCGTCTCACATTGCCGAACTCAGTTTGGTGGCTGATTCTAATTCTTTACTTGCTGGAGCTGGACCTGAATTTTCAATGAGCA GGGAGGCCATCTTGTCCCAGTGGAATTTCACCACTTTATGGGGATTTAGGAGACGGAATGCCTACCGGAGACCGGCTTGCTAA